One window from the genome of Butyrivibrio proteoclasticus B316 encodes:
- a CDS encoding iron-containing alcohol dehydrogenase, with protein MENFKFYAPTEVVFGKDVEDQTGEIACKYGRKALLVYGKGSVIKSGLLGRVEKALSDSGIEYREFGGAKPNPTLEHAKEGIKEAIAFGADMIIGIGGGSAIDTAKAIAHGTANSDQDLWAIWTRKVPLTKSLPVGAVLTIAAAGSEMSDSAVLTNEELGKKAGINTDFNRCRFAIVNPALGMTLPKNQLAAGVTDIMMHTMERYFIPESHCNMTDEIAEGLLRTVITNGKRIIDDPSDYDAMCEVFWASSLSHNNLTECGRGKDFSVHKLGHALSARYDVTHGDSLSAVWGAWAKELYSGAVPRFARFAEKVWGITESDAEKAALMGIEKTVDFFKSIGMPVSLRDLGIDPSDEDLEALSLDATMQGAVKLSRIRPLDASDVKKIYRAALQ; from the coding sequence ATGGAGAACTTCAAATTTTATGCGCCTACAGAAGTGGTTTTTGGGAAGGATGTTGAGGATCAGACAGGAGAAATAGCTTGTAAATATGGTAGAAAAGCACTTCTTGTCTATGGAAAGGGAAGTGTTATTAAGAGTGGACTTCTCGGAAGAGTCGAAAAGGCTTTGTCTGATTCAGGAATAGAATATAGAGAATTTGGTGGTGCCAAGCCCAATCCTACATTGGAACACGCCAAGGAAGGTATAAAAGAGGCCATAGCTTTCGGAGCAGACATGATAATCGGTATAGGTGGCGGAAGTGCTATAGATACAGCAAAGGCCATTGCTCATGGAACTGCTAACAGTGACCAGGATCTGTGGGCAATCTGGACCCGAAAAGTTCCGCTTACCAAGTCACTTCCTGTCGGAGCAGTCCTTACAATAGCTGCTGCAGGTAGTGAGATGAGTGATTCTGCGGTATTGACCAATGAAGAACTTGGCAAAAAGGCAGGCATCAATACTGATTTTAACAGATGCAGATTTGCCATAGTCAATCCGGCTCTTGGGATGACTCTTCCAAAGAATCAGTTGGCAGCCGGAGTTACAGACATAATGATGCACACCATGGAGAGATACTTTATTCCAGAGAGTCATTGCAATATGACAGATGAAATAGCAGAAGGACTGCTCAGAACAGTTATCACAAACGGAAAGCGTATAATAGATGATCCTTCTGATTATGATGCTATGTGTGAAGTTTTCTGGGCATCCAGCCTTTCTCATAACAACCTTACAGAATGTGGACGAGGCAAGGATTTTTCCGTGCATAAGCTGGGGCATGCTCTGTCTGCGCGATATGATGTGACACATGGAGATTCTCTTTCAGCTGTCTGGGGAGCCTGGGCCAAAGAATTATATAGCGGCGCAGTGCCAAGATTTGCAAGATTTGCAGAAAAAGTATGGGGAATCACTGAAAGTGATGCAGAAAAAGCTGCTCTTATGGGAATAGAAAAAACAGTGGATTTCTTTAAGAGTATTGGAATGCCTGTGAGCTTGAGAGATTTGGGAATTGATCCATCTGATGAAGATTTGGAGGCTTTGTCCCTTGATGCAACTATGCAGGGAGCAGTTAAGCTTTCTAGAATAAGACCTCTTGATGCAAGCGATGTTAAAAAAATCTATCGGGCAGCTTTACAGTAA